From Loxodonta africana isolate mLoxAfr1 chromosome 16, mLoxAfr1.hap2, whole genome shotgun sequence:
CCCCAGGCCGCAGGACTGAGGCAGGCGCAGGATGAATGCTCAGGGCTCTCTTTATCCACCCATCACCAGGCCTTGGTGCTAGTGATGACACCGTCACTCAGCCACAGTATCTGGGCACAGAGAATGGCCCAGCTAGCCCCCAGCCCATTAGAACAGAAGTGGCTTTCCACCTGGCCTCCTGCTCCCCATTTAAGGGCCCCAGCTTTAGGAGTTTTTGATGGGATTACTCATTCTCCTTGTGGGAGGCTCTAGAAGTGGGTGAAGGGATTAGCAGAGCCCGCCTGGCAAGAGAATTGAGGTGTCCTAGCAGTGAGTATCCAGGGCCCCAGAAATCTCCCTGTCCTGGGGCAGAGGCGGGGAGGCCATCTGCATATAAAAGGCCTCAGTGTCTCTGGGGTGGGGGCTAATGGGCTTATCACTCCTCAGTAACGATGATCCCTGAGCTGTCAGCCCCCTCAGCCTCAGCTCCCTCCCCCTACACCCCATTCCTCCGAGTCAGGATGTGGGCATTGGCTCTGAGTTGCTCCtctctttgctttctttcagTTACTTTTGCACAGGTGCAGTTAGATTTCTGGGCTACATTTCCCAGGGCACCCTGCCTGCCACCTGCTCAGGCCCCAAGCACTAGCACATACTTTCTACCTTTAGCTCCAAATCCATAATAGATTCCTGGGGCTGCTGACACCTGCCGAGGGTCCCAGGCACCTGCCCCTTGTCCTGGGTGGAGGTTCACTGATGGAAAGAATGATCTGTGCCCTCTCTCAGAATCGAGTAACTATTTTCTTCTATCTCCCCTCAGGCCTTCCTCCTGTGGGGTCAgcactttttcttcctcttctgtccTAGTGAAGCTAGAGAAGTCTTTTCCTCAGGGTAGATCCTCTGGCCTCTTTTCCCTGGGGCTCATTCCCTCAGGCTGGTACCCACATGCAGGGATTAGCTTGGGTCATAAACTGGGAGTTTGGGCCTCTGGGTCAGGGAACACCCTCTTGCTGCCCCTGAAGAGGAACCCCTTATAGGGCTTGAGGCCCACGGTTCTCTTACTCCCTCACCGCTCTTCCCCAGGTCCAGGAATCAGCCCAGGCCCTCAACCCCGGGCTGCTGTGTGTGGCATGTGGTTCGTACCGACGGGGGAAAGCCACCTGTGGTGATGTGGACGTGCTCATCACTCATCCAGATGGCCGGTCCCACCAGGGCATCTTCAGTCACCTCCTTGACAGCCTCCGGCAACGAGGTATCTGCTCCATCTCTGGATGAGCAAGTTGGTAGGGTACAGGGCAGGGCTGAGCTGCTCCCAGGAGGAAAAGCCTCCAACTGGCAATCCCTGGGCCAGAAGCAGGGGAAGCTTGCTTCATAAGAAGCACACCTCTCCCTTGTGGCCAGAGCCACTTCAAGGAGATGAAGCAGAGCTCCCCACACTACACAGAGGTAATCAACAGTACCGGCAGATTGAGTTTTGTCTGATCTTTCTGTGGAGAAGGTGGGGAGGAATTTCTGACcatgttttacagataaggaaacaggtCCAGAGAGGGCAAGGTGACCCAGTAGACCAGTGGGCGAGCTGGGAATAGAGAAGCCAGGGGTGATTAGGGAAGACCTGGGAGGATGCGATGGCCCAGGGCCTGGCCCCCTGCCCTGTCAGCAGCCTCCTGTGTTGGCCTAGGGTTCCTGACAGATGACTTGGTGAGCCAGGAGCAGAACGGGCAGCAGCAGAAGTACTTGGGTGTGTGCCAGCTCCCAGGGCCCAGGCGGCGGCACCGGCGGCTGGACATCATCGTTGTGCCCTACAGCGAGTTTGCCTGCGCGCTGCTCTACTTCACTGGCTCTGCCCATTTCAACCGCTCCATGAGGGCTCTGGCCAAGACCAAGGGCATGAGCTTGTCAGAGCATGCACTTAGCACGGCTGTGGTCCGGGATACCCAGGGCCTCAAGGTGGGGCCTGGCTGGGTGCTACCCACTCCCACCGAGAAGGATGTCTTCAGGCTCCTAGGCCTCCCTTACCGAGAACCGGCTGAGCGGGACTGGTGACCCAAGACTGGGGGGCCCTGGACCAGCCACCCCACCCAGATGACCATccaatacccctctcccacctcagCTGGCAGAACCTCACTACTTCACCCACCCGCCATCCTCAGCAAGCACCACGATCTCAGGGTCCACACAGCCCTTTCCTAAACAGGAACAAGCTGCTAGCCTTTTTACCTCACCACTGGCCCTGGTAGAGTTTTGCACATGCTCTCTGCCCCATTCTAATCAGGGAAGGGACAGGTGGCTGGTTTGAAGCCCAGCTTCCTGTGCTGAGGACCCAGGCATCCCCCCTCCTCTGCCCTGGAGAGGGGCTGCAGAAGAGGCAAGCAGCTGTGGTCCCAGCATCATCCAAGACCCTTTGGAGTAGGAGAATGAGCAGTTCCACATGTACTCCCTTGACCCACCCTGCTTCCTGTGCAGCTGGAGGTGCTGGGGAGAGGGCCCCCAGGCTCGGGGAGGACAGCAATGGAAGGCCCAGAGGCCCAGTAAAGTGCATTTGACATTCAACCTCTCTGGTGTC
This genomic window contains:
- the POLL gene encoding DNA polymerase lambda isoform X4, coding for MPIHHQKQLQRCPRGKTEKKQEEACSIPGVGKRMAEKVVEILESGHLRKLDHISESVPVLELFSNIWGAGTKTAQMWYQQGFRTLEDIRSQASLTTQQAIGLKYYGDFLERMPREEAAEIQQTVQESAQALNPGLLCVACGSYRRGKATCGDVDVLITHPDGRSHQGIFSHLLDSLRQRGFLTDDLVSQEQNGQQQKYLGVCQLPGPRRRHRRLDIIVVPYSEFACALLYFTGSAHFNRSMRALAKTKGMSLSEHALSTAVVRDTQGLKVGPGWVLPTPTEKDVFRLLGLPYREPAERDW